A genomic region of Pseudomonas frederiksbergensis contains the following coding sequences:
- the ychF gene encoding redox-regulated ATPase YchF, protein MGFNCGIVGLPNVGKSTLFNALTKSGIAAENFPFCTIEPNSGIVPMPDPRLEALAAIVNPKRILPTTMEFVDIAGLVAGASKGEGLGNKFLANIRETDAIAHVVRCFEDENVIHVSNSVDPKRDIEIIDLELIFADLDSCEKQLQKVARNAKGGDKDAVVQKGLLEQLIAHFTEGKPARSLMKNMSADEKAVIRGFHLLTTKPVMYIANVAEDGFENNPLLDVVKAIAEEEGAVVVPVCNKIEAEIAELEDGEEKDMFLEALGLEEPGLNRVIRAGYEMLHLQTYFTAGVEEVRAWTVRVGATAPQAAGVIHTDFEKGFIRAEVIAYNDFIQYKGEAGTKEAGKWRLEGKEYIVKDGDVMHFRFNV, encoded by the coding sequence ATGGGATTCAATTGCGGCATCGTCGGCCTGCCTAACGTCGGCAAGTCCACCCTGTTTAACGCCCTGACCAAATCCGGTATCGCGGCCGAGAACTTCCCCTTCTGCACCATCGAGCCGAACAGCGGTATCGTGCCGATGCCGGACCCGCGTCTGGAAGCCCTGGCGGCCATCGTCAATCCAAAGCGCATCCTGCCGACTACCATGGAATTCGTCGACATCGCTGGCCTGGTTGCCGGCGCCTCGAAAGGTGAAGGCCTGGGCAACAAGTTCCTGGCCAACATCCGCGAAACCGATGCCATCGCTCACGTGGTCCGCTGCTTCGAAGACGAGAACGTGATTCACGTCTCCAACAGCGTCGACCCGAAACGCGACATCGAGATCATCGACCTCGAACTGATCTTCGCCGACCTCGACAGCTGCGAGAAGCAACTGCAGAAAGTCGCTCGCAACGCCAAGGGCGGTGACAAGGACGCCGTGGTTCAGAAAGGCCTGCTGGAGCAGTTGATCGCTCACTTCACTGAAGGCAAGCCTGCGCGCAGCCTGATGAAGAACATGAGCGCCGACGAGAAAGCGGTGATCCGTGGCTTCCACCTGCTGACCACCAAACCGGTCATGTACATCGCCAACGTTGCCGAGGACGGTTTCGAAAACAACCCGCTGCTCGACGTGGTCAAGGCCATCGCCGAAGAAGAAGGCGCTGTGGTTGTACCGGTCTGCAACAAGATCGAAGCGGAAATCGCCGAACTTGAAGACGGCGAAGAAAAAGACATGTTCCTCGAAGCCCTGGGCCTCGAAGAACCTGGCCTGAACCGCGTGATCCGCGCTGGCTACGAAATGCTGCACCTGCAGACCTATTTCACCGCCGGTGTTGAAGAAGTCCGCGCCTGGACCGTCCGCGTTGGTGCTACTGCGCCACAAGCCGCCGGCGTGATCCACACCGACTTCGAGAAAGGCTTCATCCGCGCCGAAGTCATCGCCTACAACGATTTCATCCAGTACAAGGGCGAAGCCGGTACCAAAGAAGCCGGTAAATGGCGCCTGGAAGGCAAGGAATACATCGTCAAGGACGGCGACGTGATGCACTTCCGCTTCAACGTGTAA
- a CDS encoding 50S ribosomal protein L25/general stress protein Ctc — translation MNDFTLNAEVRSDLGKGASRRLRRLASLVPAVVYGGEKAPESISMLAKEVAKLLENEAAYSHIIELNVGGTKQNVIIKALQRHPAKGHVMHADFVRVVAGQKLSAHVPVHFINEAAAVKKGGEISHVVAEVEVSCLPKDLPEFIEVDLADAEIGSIIHLSNLKAPKGVEFVALAHGNDLAVANVHAPRVAPEAAAE, via the coding sequence ATGAACGATTTTACTCTGAATGCTGAAGTGCGTTCCGACCTGGGGAAAGGTGCGAGCCGCCGCCTGCGTCGTCTCGCAAGCCTGGTTCCAGCTGTAGTTTACGGTGGCGAAAAAGCCCCTGAATCCATCAGCATGCTGGCCAAAGAAGTTGCCAAACTGCTCGAAAACGAAGCGGCTTACAGCCACATCATCGAGCTGAACGTTGGCGGCACCAAGCAAAACGTAATCATCAAAGCTCTGCAACGTCACCCGGCCAAAGGCCACGTGATGCACGCTGACTTCGTACGCGTTGTTGCTGGTCAGAAACTGTCCGCTCACGTTCCTGTGCACTTCATCAACGAAGCTGCTGCAGTGAAAAAAGGCGGCGAAATTTCGCACGTTGTTGCTGAAGTTGAAGTTTCCTGCCTGCCAAAAGACCTGCCTGAATTCATCGAAGTCGACCTGGCTGACGCCGAAATCGGCTCGATCATTCACCTGTCGAACCTCAAAGCTCCGAAAGGCGTTGAGTTCGTTGCACTGGCTCACGGTAACGACCTGGCTGTTGCCAACGTTCACGCGCCACGCGTTGCACCAGAAGCCGCTGCCGAGTAA
- the pth gene encoding aminoacyl-tRNA hydrolase, whose translation MTAIKLIVGLGNPGAEYEQTRHNAGALFVERIAQAQGVNLVADRKYFGLTGRFSHQGQDVRLLIPTTYMNRSGQAVAALAGFFRIKPEEILVAHDELDLPPGVAKLKQGGGHGGHNGLRDIIAQLGNQNTFHRLRLGIGHPGVASMVSNFVLGRAPRAEQEKLDASIDFALGVLPDIFAGEWNRAMKNLHSQKA comes from the coding sequence GTGACTGCCATAAAACTGATCGTTGGCCTGGGAAATCCAGGCGCCGAATACGAACAGACCCGGCATAACGCAGGGGCCCTTTTTGTTGAGCGCATCGCGCAAGCACAAGGCGTCAATCTTGTGGCCGATCGCAAATATTTCGGCCTGACCGGGCGCTTCTCGCATCAGGGTCAGGATGTTCGTCTGCTGATTCCTACCACCTACATGAACCGTAGCGGCCAGGCCGTGGCGGCGCTTGCCGGTTTCTTCCGCATCAAGCCGGAAGAAATACTCGTAGCGCATGACGAACTCGACTTGCCACCCGGCGTTGCCAAGCTCAAACAGGGCGGCGGGCATGGCGGTCACAACGGGTTGCGCGACATCATCGCGCAACTGGGCAACCAGAATACCTTTCACCGCTTGCGGCTCGGCATTGGCCACCCAGGCGTTGCCAGTATGGTTTCAAACTTTGTCCTGGGTCGTGCGCCACGCGCCGAACAGGAAAAACTCGATGCCAGCATCGACTTTGCCCTCGGCGTGCTGCCGGATATCTTCGCCGGTGAATGGAACCGCGCGATGAAAAACCTGCACAGCCAGAAGGCCTGA
- a CDS encoding MFS transporter, with the protein MATSNAQTAASPALATSQSSPLVMRIIGAVALAHLINDLIQSVLPSIYPMLKANYGLTFTQVGLITLTFQLTASLLQPWVGYYTDRHPKPYLLPAGMICTLVGILMMSQVGSFPLILLAAGLIGIGSSTFHPEASRVARLASGGRFGLAQSTFQVGGNAGSAFGPLLAAAIIIPFGQGNVAWFGLFAVFALVVLYGISRWYANHLNLFKLKQGQAATHGLSKGRVISALVVLGLLVFSKYFYMASFTSYFTFYLIEKFDLSVASSQLHLFLFLGAVAAGTFFGGPIGDKVGRKAVIWFSILGVAPFTLILPHVDLFWTSILSVLIGFILASAFSAIVVYAQELVPGNVGMIAGVFFGLMFGFGGIGAALLGHLADIHGIEYVYGLCSFLPLFGVLAIFLPRTKRV; encoded by the coding sequence ATGGCTACCAGTAACGCTCAAACGGCCGCATCGCCGGCACTCGCGACTTCGCAAAGCAGCCCGTTGGTCATGCGAATCATCGGCGCGGTGGCGCTGGCGCATTTGATCAACGACCTGATTCAGTCAGTGCTGCCGTCGATCTACCCGATGCTCAAGGCGAATTACGGGCTGACCTTCACCCAGGTTGGCCTGATCACCTTGACCTTTCAGCTCACGGCGTCGCTGTTGCAGCCGTGGGTCGGTTATTACACCGATCGCCATCCCAAGCCATATCTGCTGCCAGCGGGGATGATCTGTACCCTGGTCGGCATTCTGATGATGTCCCAGGTCGGCAGTTTTCCGCTGATTCTATTGGCGGCGGGGTTGATCGGCATCGGCTCATCGACCTTTCACCCGGAGGCTTCTCGTGTAGCGCGGTTGGCCTCTGGCGGGCGTTTTGGCCTGGCGCAATCGACCTTTCAGGTCGGTGGCAACGCCGGTTCAGCGTTCGGGCCATTGCTGGCGGCGGCGATCATCATTCCGTTCGGCCAGGGCAACGTCGCCTGGTTCGGCTTGTTCGCAGTGTTTGCGTTGGTGGTGCTGTATGGCATCAGCCGCTGGTACGCCAACCACTTGAACCTGTTCAAGCTCAAACAAGGCCAGGCGGCGACTCACGGGCTGTCGAAGGGCAGGGTGATCAGTGCCTTGGTAGTACTCGGATTGCTGGTGTTCTCCAAGTATTTCTACATGGCCAGCTTCACCAGTTATTTCACCTTCTACCTGATCGAAAAGTTCGACCTGTCGGTGGCCAGTTCGCAGCTGCACCTGTTCCTGTTTCTCGGGGCAGTCGCAGCGGGGACCTTCTTCGGAGGGCCGATTGGCGACAAGGTCGGCCGTAAGGCGGTGATCTGGTTCTCGATCCTTGGTGTTGCACCGTTTACCTTGATCCTGCCGCATGTCGACCTGTTCTGGACGAGCATCTTGAGCGTGCTGATCGGCTTTATCCTGGCTTCGGCATTCTCGGCCATCGTGGTTTACGCGCAGGAACTGGTGCCGGGCAATGTCGGCATGATCGCCGGGGTGTTCTTCGGTCTGATGTTCGGTTTCGGCGGGATTGGTGCGGCGCTGCTGGGGCATCTGGCGGACATTCACGGCATCGAATACGTGTACGGGCTGTGTTCGTTTCTGCCGCTGTTCGGGGTGTTGGCGATCTTTTTGCCGAGAACCAAGAGGGTTTAG
- the lolB gene encoding lipoprotein insertase outer membrane protein LolB codes for MFLRHIIVFSFIALLAGCAGFGARESVEGHGNPAQWREHKQQLTSLDGWQINGKVGIRAPKDSGSGTLFWLQRQDYYDIRLSGPLGRGAARLTGRPGQVSLEVANQGRFEAPTPEVLLEEQLGWKLPVSHLVWWVRGLPAPDSKSRLNLDADSRLATLEQDGWQIEYLSYIQQNGYWLPERIKLHGTDLDVTLVIKDWQPRKLGQ; via the coding sequence ATGTTTTTGCGCCACATCATCGTTTTCAGCTTCATCGCCCTGCTCGCCGGCTGTGCGGGCTTTGGCGCCCGTGAATCCGTCGAGGGCCACGGTAATCCCGCGCAATGGCGCGAGCACAAACAGCAATTGACGAGCCTGGATGGCTGGCAAATCAACGGCAAGGTCGGCATCCGAGCCCCGAAAGACTCGGGCAGCGGCACCTTGTTCTGGCTGCAACGGCAGGATTACTACGATATTCGCCTGTCCGGCCCGCTGGGTCGCGGCGCGGCACGCTTGACCGGTCGCCCCGGCCAGGTGTCGCTGGAAGTGGCCAACCAGGGTCGTTTTGAGGCGCCAACTCCCGAAGTCCTGCTCGAAGAACAGCTGGGCTGGAAGCTGCCGGTCTCACATTTGGTCTGGTGGGTTCGCGGCTTGCCCGCACCTGACAGCAAAAGTCGCCTGAACCTGGATGCCGACAGTCGCCTGGCCACTCTTGAGCAGGACGGCTGGCAAATCGAGTACCTCAGCTACATCCAGCAAAACGGTTACTGGCTGCCCGAGCGGATCAAACTGCACGGCACCGACCTTGATGTCACGCTGGTGATCAAGGACTGGCAACCACGCAAATTGGGGCAATAA
- the ispE gene encoding 4-(cytidine 5'-diphospho)-2-C-methyl-D-erythritol kinase, which translates to MPATRLTLPSPAKLNLMLHILGRREDGYHELQTLFQFLDYGDEITYAVRDDGVIHLHTAFEGVPHDSNLIVKAATKLQEQSGCSLGVDIWIEKILPMGGGIGGGSSNAATTLLGLNHLWQLGWDEDQLATLGLTLGADVPVFVRGHAAFAEGVGEKLTPVDPEEPWYLVLVPQVSVSTAEIFSDPLLTRNSSPIKVRPVPKGNSRNDCLPVVTRRYPDVRNALNLLGNFTEAKLTGTGSCVFGGFPSKAEADKVSALLTETLTGFVAKGSNISMLHRKLQSLL; encoded by the coding sequence ATGCCTGCCACTCGCCTGACCCTGCCCTCGCCGGCAAAACTCAATTTGATGCTGCACATCCTGGGTCGCCGTGAAGACGGCTACCACGAGCTGCAGACGCTGTTTCAATTTCTCGATTACGGCGACGAAATTACCTACGCCGTACGCGATGACGGTGTCATTCATCTGCACACCGCGTTCGAAGGCGTCCCTCATGACAGCAATCTGATCGTCAAAGCCGCAACAAAACTTCAGGAACAATCCGGTTGTTCGTTGGGCGTTGATATCTGGATCGAAAAAATTCTGCCCATGGGCGGTGGAATCGGCGGCGGCAGTTCGAATGCAGCTACCACGTTGCTGGGCCTCAATCATCTCTGGCAACTGGGCTGGGACGAGGATCAACTGGCGACTTTGGGCCTGACGCTGGGCGCGGACGTACCGGTTTTCGTGCGTGGGCACGCGGCTTTCGCGGAAGGCGTGGGAGAAAAGCTCACCCCTGTAGACCCGGAAGAACCGTGGTATCTCGTGCTTGTGCCGCAAGTATCTGTAAGTACAGCAGAAATTTTTTCAGATCCGCTGTTGACACGTAACTCTTCTCCCATTAAAGTGCGCCCCGTTCCCAAGGGAAACAGTCGAAACGACTGCTTACCGGTGGTAACAAGGCGTTATCCAGATGTACGTAACGCTTTGAATTTGCTAGGTAATTTTACCGAAGCAAAACTCACCGGAACTGGAAGTTGTGTGTTTGGGGGCTTCCCAAGCAAAGCTGAAGCTGATAAAGTCTCGGCCCTTCTTACAGAGACCCTTACAGGGTTTGTAGCAAAGGGAAGCAACATTTCGATGTTGCATCGCAAGCTGCAAAGTCTGCTCTAA
- a CDS encoding tetratricopeptide repeat protein codes for MNRSSALLLAFVFLSGCQALAPVSPSGTPPVEGSTKAPEKPKVYSSFSEDTIFSLLSAELAGQRNRFDIALDNYVTQAVNTQDPGISERAFRIAEYLGADQAALDSSLIWAKNAPNDLEAQRAAAVQLARAGRYDDSMAYMEKVLQGKGDTHFDFLALSAADTDQDTRNGLTKSFDRLLLRHPKNSQLIFGKALLLQQDGDAKGALTLLEKNPPEAGEIAPILLRARLLQSLNRGDEALPLLEKSIRKYPDDKRLRLTYARLLVEQDRMDDAKEQFSSLVQQYPEDDELRYSLALVCLEAKAWNEAKGYLEDLIARESHVDSAHLNLGRIAEERNDPQGALIEYALVGPSNDYLPAQLRQSDILMNNGRTAEAQSRLARARDEQPDYAIQLYLIEAETLSANKQDDRAWAVLDKALKQYPDDLNLLYTRAMLAEKRNDLAQMEKDLRLIIKRDPDNAMALNALGYTLSDRTTRYAEAKALIEHAHQLNPEDPAVLDSLGWVNFRLGNLDEAERYLRQALERFPDQEVAAHLGEVLWANGKQREAKQIWGKFLKEQPDSPTLRSTIKRLTGSETL; via the coding sequence ATGAATAGATCTTCCGCGTTGCTCCTCGCTTTTGTCTTCCTCAGCGGCTGCCAGGCCTTGGCACCCGTTTCGCCGAGCGGTACGCCGCCGGTCGAAGGCAGCACGAAGGCCCCTGAAAAACCCAAGGTTTACAGCTCGTTCAGCGAAGACACTATCTTCAGCCTGCTGAGCGCGGAACTGGCTGGCCAGCGCAATCGTTTCGACATTGCCCTGGACAACTACGTGACCCAGGCCGTCAACACCCAGGATCCGGGCATTTCCGAGCGTGCCTTTCGCATCGCCGAATACCTGGGCGCCGATCAGGCAGCGCTTGATAGCTCGTTGATCTGGGCGAAAAACGCCCCGAACGACCTCGAAGCACAACGTGCCGCCGCCGTGCAGCTGGCCCGTGCCGGGCGTTATGACGACTCCATGGCCTATATGGAGAAGGTTTTGCAGGGCAAGGGCGATACCCACTTCGACTTCCTCGCCCTGTCCGCAGCCGATACCGATCAGGACACCCGCAACGGCCTGACGAAAAGTTTTGACCGCTTGTTGCTGCGCCATCCGAAGAACAGCCAGCTGATTTTCGGCAAGGCTCTGTTGCTGCAACAGGACGGTGACGCTAAGGGCGCACTGACCCTGCTGGAGAAAAATCCTCCGGAAGCCGGTGAAATCGCCCCAATTCTGTTGCGCGCGCGCCTGCTGCAAAGCCTCAACCGTGGCGATGAAGCGCTGCCGCTGCTGGAAAAAAGCATTCGCAAATACCCGGACGACAAACGCCTGCGCCTGACGTATGCACGCCTGCTGGTCGAACAGGACCGTATGGACGATGCCAAAGAGCAGTTCTCAAGCCTGGTCCAGCAGTATCCGGAAGACGACGAGTTGCGCTATTCCCTGGCACTTGTTTGCCTGGAAGCCAAGGCCTGGAACGAGGCCAAGGGTTACCTGGAAGACCTCATCGCCCGGGAAAGCCATGTCGACTCGGCCCACCTGAACCTGGGTCGTATCGCCGAAGAACGCAACGACCCGCAAGGCGCCCTGATCGAGTACGCCTTGGTAGGCCCGAGTAACGACTATTTGCCGGCGCAACTGCGTCAGTCCGATATCCTGATGAACAACGGACGCACCGCCGAAGCCCAAAGCCGTTTGGCCAGAGCACGCGACGAACAACCGGATTACGCGATCCAGCTGTATCTGATCGAAGCCGAAACCCTGTCTGCCAATAAGCAGGATGATCGCGCCTGGGCAGTTCTCGATAAAGCCTTGAAGCAGTATCCAGACGATCTGAACCTGCTTTATACCCGGGCCATGCTGGCGGAAAAACGCAATGACCTGGCACAGATGGAAAAAGACCTGCGACTGATCATCAAGCGCGACCCGGACAACGCCATGGCGCTGAATGCCCTCGGTTACACCCTGTCCGACCGCACCACCCGTTACGCCGAAGCCAAGGCGTTGATCGAGCACGCGCACCAGTTGAACCCGGAAGACCCGGCCGTTCTCGACAGCCTCGGCTGGGTGAATTTCCGCCTGGGCAACCTCGATGAAGCCGAGCGCTACTTGCGCCAGGCCCTGGAGCGTTTCCCCGATCAGGAAGTCGCGGCGCACCTGGGCGAAGTCCTGTGGGCCAACGGCAAGCAACGCGAAGCCAAACAAATCTGGGGCAAATTCCTCAAGGAGCAGCCCGACAGCCCTACCCTGCGCAGTACCATCAAGCGCCTGACCGGTTCCGAGACTCTTTAA
- a CDS encoding ribose-phosphate pyrophosphokinase: protein MSKMMVFTGNANPDLARRVVRQLHIPLGDISVGKFSDGEITAEINENVRGKDVFIIQPTCAPTNDNLMELVVMADAFRRSSATRITAVIPYFGYARQDRRPRSARVAISAKVVADMLTVVGIDRVLTVDLHADQIQGFFDIPVDNIYGSPVLVDDIEDQRFENLMIVSPDIGGVVRARAVAKSLGVDLGIIDKRREKANHSEVMHIIGDVEGRTCILVDDMVDTAGTLCHAAKALKEHGAAKVFAYCTHPVLSGRAIENIENSVLDELVVTNTIPLSAAAQACARIRQLDIAPVVAEAVRRISNEESISAMFR, encoded by the coding sequence GTGTCCAAGATGATGGTCTTTACGGGGAACGCTAACCCCGATCTGGCTCGGCGTGTTGTACGTCAGCTGCATATCCCTCTCGGTGACATTTCTGTCGGTAAGTTTTCCGACGGCGAGATTACCGCCGAGATCAATGAAAACGTCCGCGGTAAAGACGTCTTCATTATTCAGCCGACTTGCGCTCCGACCAACGATAACCTGATGGAACTCGTCGTGATGGCTGATGCCTTCCGTCGTTCCTCAGCCACTCGAATCACTGCGGTGATCCCCTACTTTGGTTATGCCCGTCAGGATCGCCGTCCGCGCTCCGCACGTGTGGCTATCAGCGCGAAAGTCGTCGCTGACATGCTTACCGTAGTCGGCATCGATCGTGTTCTCACGGTTGATTTGCATGCTGACCAGATCCAGGGCTTCTTCGATATTCCGGTAGATAACATCTACGGCTCCCCGGTACTGGTGGATGACATCGAAGATCAACGCTTCGAAAACCTGATGATCGTGTCCCCGGACATTGGCGGCGTCGTGCGTGCACGTGCTGTTGCCAAATCCCTGGGCGTGGATCTCGGGATCATCGACAAGCGCCGTGAGAAAGCCAATCACTCTGAAGTGATGCATATCATCGGTGATGTCGAAGGGCGTACCTGTATTCTGGTTGACGACATGGTCGATACCGCCGGCACCCTGTGCCACGCGGCTAAAGCCTTGAAAGAGCATGGCGCTGCCAAGGTCTTTGCCTACTGCACACACCCTGTGCTGTCGGGTCGGGCCATCGAGAACATTGAAAATTCCGTGCTGGACGAGCTGGTGGTGACTAACACCATCCCGCTGTCCGCTGCAGCACAAGCCTGTGCACGTATCCGTCAACTGGATATCGCACCGGTAGTTGCCGAAGCGGTTCGCCGCATCAGCAACGAAGAATCGATCAGCGCGATGTTCCGCTAA
- a CDS encoding methyl-accepting chemotaxis protein — protein sequence MQAFLAPGIGLLGRFGFARKFQLLFLLFILPLAGSLWMIGQDYRDKLSLIAGERAGVHQLIALDALDNLLAAQRDRAARWRATETNRQPTPATVAAMAAFDAVQPALNQAVNDLGHALTTEGAEADTLSRYQTLQTALIGLDSKSLSSVGWWPDGYERFTAALSALQALREQIAMDNRLTLAPWLETYLLTQISTQHAPDLIERVGRLASIGQASVVSGQFSLQSRLQLRDLRGRIGDAREQLIKTGSLLEARLPSALQTWAGQYHDSLKHLDAGLKGLDDGMFGASITLKSEDFERNLDALLSDLASLRQQSLVSLDQRLDYYHGSAIRQFILVAGILGCLLLAALYLFICLQASIRRSASGITLLAEALRDGNLSLQVPVHGRDELAAISTALNVAVVQLRTSLLGVDHETLQLSNAVRALNAHASGALGEVEAQQLQISQIAAAATQLAATSQGVAQSCEQASGSAQQTQRIAADSSRDSQRTTASIQQLNQRLNDTAAALGRVSEQAQQIQLVVDTIRGVAEQTNLLALNAAIEAARAGEQGRGFAVVADEVRSLSQRTQSSTAQIAGTVDSLRSTVNEAVSLMEAACGQAHTDAQAVTGLGERLGEIANAVQSVTDTLAQIATAVEEQASTADEVSGNIQQVDQAAVRLLEGARAVNLAADTLSSGSKALSENTGRFQLV from the coding sequence ATGCAGGCTTTTCTGGCACCGGGGATTGGACTGCTTGGGCGTTTCGGTTTCGCCCGCAAGTTTCAGTTGTTGTTTCTGCTGTTTATCCTGCCGCTGGCGGGCAGCCTGTGGATGATTGGCCAGGATTACCGCGACAAGCTCAGCCTGATCGCAGGCGAGCGTGCCGGCGTGCACCAGTTGATAGCCCTCGATGCGCTGGACAACCTGCTCGCCGCTCAACGCGACCGCGCCGCCCGCTGGCGCGCCACCGAAACCAATCGCCAGCCAACACCGGCCACCGTCGCCGCGATGGCTGCGTTCGATGCGGTGCAGCCCGCGCTGAACCAAGCCGTCAACGATCTGGGTCATGCACTGACAACCGAAGGGGCCGAGGCCGACACCCTCAGTCGCTATCAAACCCTGCAAACCGCGCTCATTGGTCTGGACTCGAAAAGCCTGAGCAGCGTTGGTTGGTGGCCGGACGGCTATGAACGCTTCACTGCGGCGCTCAGCGCGCTGCAAGCACTGCGCGAACAGATCGCCATGGATAACCGCCTGACACTGGCCCCGTGGCTGGAAACGTACTTGCTGACGCAGATCTCGACCCAGCACGCGCCAGACCTGATCGAACGGGTCGGACGCCTCGCCAGCATCGGTCAGGCGTCGGTGGTCTCCGGACAGTTCTCACTGCAAAGCCGTCTGCAGCTGCGCGACCTGCGCGGTCGCATTGGCGACGCTCGCGAGCAACTGATCAAGACTGGCAGCCTGCTCGAAGCACGGCTGCCAAGTGCGTTGCAGACCTGGGCCGGGCAGTACCACGACAGCCTCAAGCATCTGGACGCCGGACTGAAAGGGCTGGATGACGGCATGTTCGGCGCCAGCATCACGCTCAAATCGGAAGACTTCGAACGCAACCTCGACGCCCTCCTCTCTGACCTCGCCTCGCTGCGTCAGCAATCACTGGTGTCACTGGATCAGCGTCTGGACTACTACCACGGCTCAGCCATTCGTCAGTTTATTCTGGTGGCGGGCATCCTCGGTTGCCTGCTGCTGGCCGCGCTGTATTTGTTCATCTGCCTGCAAGCCTCGATCCGCCGCAGCGCCAGCGGCATTACGCTGCTCGCCGAAGCCCTGCGCGATGGTAATCTGAGCCTGCAAGTGCCCGTGCACGGTCGCGATGAGCTGGCAGCAATCAGCACCGCGCTCAACGTTGCAGTGGTGCAACTGCGCACCAGCCTGCTGGGGGTCGATCACGAAACCCTGCAACTGAGCAACGCGGTGCGAGCCCTCAATGCTCACGCCAGCGGCGCCCTCGGTGAAGTCGAAGCCCAGCAGTTGCAGATCAGCCAGATCGCCGCTGCGGCCACGCAACTGGCCGCGACCTCGCAAGGCGTCGCCCAGAGTTGCGAACAAGCCTCAGGCAGCGCTCAGCAGACCCAGCGCATTGCCGCTGACAGCAGCCGCGACAGTCAACGCACGACGGCGAGCATTCAGCAGCTCAATCAGCGCCTGAACGACACCGCCGCCGCTTTAGGCCGGGTCAGCGAACAAGCGCAGCAGATCCAACTGGTGGTGGACACTATTCGCGGCGTGGCCGAGCAGACCAACCTGCTAGCACTCAATGCCGCCATCGAAGCGGCCCGTGCCGGCGAACAAGGCCGAGGCTTTGCGGTAGTCGCCGATGAAGTGCGCAGCCTGTCGCAGCGTACCCAATCCTCCACCGCGCAGATCGCCGGCACCGTCGACAGCCTGCGCAGCACTGTCAACGAAGCCGTGAGCCTGATGGAAGCCGCCTGCGGCCAGGCACACACCGACGCTCAAGCAGTCACCGGTCTCGGCGAACGGTTGGGGGAAATCGCCAACGCGGTGCAAAGCGTCACCGATACCCTGGCGCAGATCGCTACGGCGGTAGAAGAGCAAGCCAGCACCGCCGATGAGGTCAGTGGCAACATCCAGCAAGTCGATCAGGCCGCCGTGCGCTTGCTTGAAGGCGCACGGGCAGTGAACCTGGCGGCGGACACTTTGAGTTCGGGCAGCAAGGCTTTAAGCGAGAATACCGGGCGGTTTCAGCTGGTTTGA